GCAGCGACAGCGGGTGGATCCCTATTGTTTTTACATTAATTTAACTGAGAAATACGTCATTCCTTTAAAACACTAGAACAGTGGGCACCGGCTTAAATCCGGATAGGTCGCAAAAAAAAATTTCCGACGTAGTGAACCTTGGATTTTTATTGCTGGTGGAATTTGGCGCTCTTGGAAAATATATAGTCGGGGACCCCCTACACTAAAATGAAACacaatattaaattaatgtatCGTCACATTGACTTTTTGTACTTTAAAATACGTTTATAAACTGGAAAAGCATACAACTAACAATAAAATATTCTGGCTGTTAATATAGGCCTAAAAGTTTCATGTGCGTATGAGAGTTGGAGGTATGCGTTTGATTTTTCTGCACATAGTTACTATAGATACGGTAAAGGCAAACTGTCTTATTATTACGCTAATCCGGAATTTACATTTGATAAATTAGTATGTTGCCACCGTAATAACATGGTTTTAAATATCTCCAATAGAAAAGTATTTCCTTATACATTATTATACCGTGTGTGATTGGTATACATTTTAGTAATTCGGAAAATAGGCGCTTGTATTTAAGGTATTAATATTCTTGGGATTGAAACCACCCTCTTTGCTGATCGGTCCATAAGGAGTCCTTAAAGAAAGTCCATCTGAACTTTGCTGTCTGTTTATGACTCTGTGTGTCAATGACGTGCCTTCCAGCTATTTCATATCCCAGATTACGTGCCCTTTTTTCCCACCGGAGTGCAGAAAGAGACAGGCCGTGCCAACATTGCCCGCTGCTGTTTCTTTTTGTACCGCAAATACTTTTCTGCTTCTTTAATTTTCTGATagcatatttcagtttttcaaaaacaacagcgATTATGTCAAGATACCATAAAGCCGCGATTGATGGCTATCAGGATCTGCTGAAGGAAGCCACCACGAGAGATCTGAACACGCCAGACGAGGACGGGATGACGCCGACGCTCTGGGCAGCTTTTCACGGACACATTGAGGCTCTTCAGCTTATATGTAGCCGGCGGTGAGCATTTTACTCCACCAGTCAACTCAACCACCCACCAAATACGcgatgtcaaaataaaataccTGTCGAAACTTCCAGCAGAAATCAAGTAACGCATTCGAACGAGTTTTAATATAATTCTAGTTGGTTCCTGACACAACGCTTAATATCTTCAAGTCGTGAGAAAATTAGGTAAATATGACTTTACGTTCACAGTAATTGGCCCATTTATACCACACACAAGAGATTTAGACTTACAGCGCATTTGACCAATTAAGGTAGCCTATATAAAAACGTATTAATACAAATGTAAACTGTACAGCTATGAAGAAAACTTTACAATTGTGTGCCGATAAGAAGAAAATTAACTCGTATTTTTAGATTGTTTTAAATTACTAGATAAACCTATAGAAGCGTTTATGCTGTGCGCGATCTCGTAAACGGGCTATCGGAAATTTATAAGGCTTCCGGCTAAGTTGTATGTTTACTGATCGTATATGAATATATTGCACATATTATCCCCTCCCATTTTTAAATCGGGAGCATTTCCTGTAGAACTCATTGATTGTAGAAAGTGTAAAAGAAAAAGCATTTCTACTCAAACTAAATGATGGAAATCTGTGTATATTTCATCGCCTTTTTCTATATTCTCTCCAGTCTGGAGTCGCGTTAactatttatttctgtttctaCATCTTGCCACTTATTACACATATTTCGTAATGTGGTTTATTTTAGTGGCGCTGGATAAATAAGTAATTTTGCGGAATTTACATTGTTGTAGTCTTCATCAGGGTAAACAATTATTCAGATTATCGCGTTCTGTTGTGTTCCTATATGCAATAATTTTACCGCATTACGAAATTCCCATGAGCGATGCCAATTCACCAATTAACGAAACGTCATGCATACTAACAACAAACGGGCCCCTTCATTTTCAAACAATACGTTTTCCTTCCGTTAAAAATTTGAGGGTCTCAATTTTCATCATTACTCCGGAGTAAACAATGCTTATGTACAAAAACCTTAGTGTAAATGTTTTAGCATTTTATATTGTAATAATTGGTAAGTGGTTtatcagcagaaaaacaatTAGTCAAAAGCTTTTCTATATATCTAAGCTTGAGTAGGAAAATACTTTTTATATCTTACAAATCTGGTTTTAAATCATTTGCTAACCATCGTTAAACGGATGTTTTTCCATCTGTTCTTGTTTATGGGTAGTTTTATGATTCTTGTGATGGATATGCAGAAGTGGACTTTCATCTTTAATAGCTCACCAATTAACAAGTCCCATCACATTCCACAGACATGCAGAATTCCAGAATCCCACCATTATGTTTCCAGATATGCAGTCCGTGATATAACCACAGATCGTTAATTTTGCTTTCTTTTCCTCTCTATTAGTTTAGAGTTTTTCTCTATTAGTCATTAATCAAAACTAGTACAGAATCAAAAATGCTCAGGGTAAACATCTATAAAATTTTACTGGTACATCAGCCAAATATTTGACTGGTCCCAGGATGATGGTTATTGCTCTCTTTCTATTGGTCCTTTTTGTTGACTTAGTCTCTCTCTACAAAGTCCTTCTATACTTTCAGCCGGTAGAATATGCTACCAGTGCCCACCAGTTTCATTTTCACTTTGCTCTTTGTCACCATTCTTAATGGTAGCAGGCCCACAGGATAAATTCCTTCTCCGCTTATATATATAAGATGTGTTATGCATTAAACAGAAATGTTATGTAATTCATTTACACTGTGAGGAAAAAgcaccaatttgtacctttgagggtacaattacttgttactggggctgtaccctcaagggtctgccaattgtagcCTCAGCTGTAGGTAAgtgtaccttttagtctaatttaaggtgcagaaatggactctgaggaacatttttgtaccattggtgtacattaatgttgtttgtaccttagGGAACAAATTCTATATCAGGGCTGTActccttttttctgacagtataTTGTTGTGCACATTGCTCACATTGCTCATTTAATTATATATGCACTGTTGTGCTTATTTTGCTTAATCATAGGGGTAACAGCTGGGTGGCCCCGCTGCCTTTTAGTCCTGAGACAAATCCTTAACTTCTACTCTGACTGCTGCTAGAAAACATTTTGCTTCTGTAGCTCAGCTTTCAGTCTGCttactgctctctctctctctctctctctctctctcactctctcgctctctctctctctctctctctctctgtgggtTAAGCTTATCTCTCTGACTCTAGCTTTGCAGCTCCATGAGTCCCAATTCCTGCTACTTTGACTGAATGTGCAAGTAGTTAGTACGTAAACATCATGAGGTGTCACTGGTAGGAATATTTCCCTTAttctgttttcattaatcaCAGTAACCATATTTGATGTCTGTGCTCCTACTGTTGTAGGGGAGACCCTAACAGGAGCGACATCTGGGGAAACACCTCCCTGCACCACGCTGCTAGAAACGGTCACCTGCACATTGTGAGCTTCTTGGTGAGCTTCGGGGCCAACCTCTTCGCTCTGGACAATGACTTTCACACCGCCATGGATGTGGCTGCATCACGAGACCACATGGACTGCGTGCGTTTTCTAGATGACGCCGCCTCGCGACAGACCAGCCAGAACGCCAAGAAGGTGGCCTCTCTGAAGAAGCAAGCCACCAAGGAGGCAGAGAAGCGAGTGAAGATGTGTGAGGAGGTGAAGAAGAGGCACCAGAATAAGATGGACAAGATGCACCGAGGCTCGGTCTCGGAGGGCAGCGTAGGGTTCTCTGTCAGCACCGGCACCGTCGGCAGGGCTAACGAGCAGTTCTCCAAGCTGATCGCCTCAGACACTTCAGGATCCCTGACTGCCCGTGTCAAGGGAACCCTGCAGCGCAAGTTTGGCAGTAAGAAGGAAAAATCTGGCACAATACAGCAAGGTCATGGCAACGTTATTTTCGTCAAGCAGGAGAACGGCACAGCGGAGACGCCTGACTTTCTAGGCGTTTTCGCCGAGCAGGATGAAATCAATGATGAAGAAGGTGGAGATGGTGGAACAGAGGGATTTCAGGATGAAGAAGATAATGATGATTCTGGACAAACTAAAGAGTCCATATTCAGGAGACCTGGCCTAGGACAAATGGTCTTCAGGAAGAACTTTTCCATGGAGATGGGCCTGGAGCCAGAAGACTTCTCTAGCGGGACTTCAGAAGAAGTAGGCTTCCGGATCCGTGAGGAGCTCTTCCAGACCACAGTGGAGGAAGCCTTTGAGGAGGAAGTGGACAGCTCTGTGCCATGGAATGAGGATGACATCAACCTggatgaggaggatgaggagaccTCACCATTGGCTGCCTTCTTGGCCTCCATCAACCTGGTGGACTTCGCCCCGGTGTTTACCCGCGAACAGCTGGACCTGCAGGCCCTCACACTCTGCTCAGATGATGACCTGAAGGGAATCCACATCCAGCTGGGCCCTCGCAAGAAGATCATGGAGGCTGTGGCTCGCAGGAAGGACGTCCTGAACAAAACGTGCATCATAAAGGACAGTCCGCTGTGAGTAGAGCGATGAGAAAGCTGACGTGACTGTAGCACGAAGTCGCACAGCAGACTGTTCCGCTGCTTCTCTTGGGAAACTCTCCTATTCATCTTGTGCTGTTTctttgcaatcaaaaaaattcTCAGTAGTGTTATTAGGGGTCTTATATGGAAATATGAATCCCTGCTTATTCTGCAAATTTTTGATTTTGAAGcaaccaaaaataaaaacaaaataaaaaaaactcatgTTTGAGTGACTGTGTAAATGCACCCAATTAATTCTCTGTGGCTGAACATATTCACTTGTTTTATAATTCcttagaaaaataataataaattattattgtttcatTGTTTCATCTTATTAAATTGACGGTAAGTTAAGGTGTATGTATTATGTGCATTTTCTGATGAGAACAACCTTATATCTGCACTGTGCTTTTACTGTGTATTCAACTTTATGTTAATGACGtgaaaatacaatataaattaAGGAAGTAAACTGGTAAGTGTCGATAAAACCACATCGTCTGTTTCAGGCTGTTTGCTAATGAGCTGCTTTATTGAATGACTGCAGCGAGGCGGACGATTTGACAATGAGGGCTTGTTTGGCGAAATCATTAAACTGGGACCTAGTTTTGAGCCATTATCCTGGTCTGCTGGTTCTTTTGAGACAGCGGACATTGCAGAAACCTCAGTTACCTTCCGCCATGTAAAATCCCATGTCCATGTGTAGCCGTATTTTCACCCCAGTGAAACTGTGTTTCAATGAATGTATAAATGAACAGATTATCACTCAGCATATGACATCTTTCTGCAAATTTCATTGCATAATTACAGTGTGCAAAATTAATGCACCCTGTTAATTAGTACTTTGTGAGATATCCTTTGCCACATATCATAATTTCCAAACATACCTTTTAAATGTCATCATTTTTGCTTTTGAACTTCACGCTATTCTAGAACTACTATAGCTATTATTAAGTTCTCAGATCTGCAATAATTTTCAAGTCTGGAAATTGAAAGAGAAAATAATACCTCACATGCTATAAGATGAATTTACTGACACATTTTACATTAATGTATCTGCAATAAACAACCTCTTTTGAATTTCAGTTTCCTGGTTATGGGAGATTTGCTTATATTGTTTGCTGATCTCCGTTTATATCAATCCATCCTTACATGGGAAAAATATGTCCTATGTCGCACTGTTTTGCAAgccaaaaaacataaattaattCCCATGCTACGGTGCTTGGTAGCAGTTCACTTTCCATAAATCATATTCATAAGCATATCGATCTAAAAAGCTCCAGCTCTTGTACACAGCTTAGTAGCTTAGCACAGTGTTTAGACATGATCATAGAAGAGAGGTCATTATTATGTTAGAATCGGCTACACTTTTACCGGGATCTGTAATGGTTTTAATGGTAAACCTCGCGgggttttttttaatacaagCTCATTGACCACTCCAAgacactaggcggcgacagtgtTCACAAACATTGTCACTATATAAATCCGACAGGATTACATCAacgaagaagaggaagaggtgGAGGAAAAGTAGTAGTAACCGTTGGAAGAATCCGAGTAGGGGGTGGAGGAGAAGAAAGATGAAATGTTGTCAACGGTAACCGATAAATAACATGACATTGGGTGTACGAAGTAACTCTTCGGATTGATCGGGAAATGCGGTAAGGGGAAGGCGACGAGAGCAGAGCCTGGTTTATGTGTTGTTGCGTGCATCGACTGCAGTTTCGGCACTTGGGGAAATGCAGGAAAAGTAGCGACATGGGCATGTGGATTGTGGATACGCCAGGGGCTTCGGACTAGCCAGTATTGTGCAAACAGCTGAGGCAAAGGTCGTTATGGCAAAggcaatatgtttttttatgttgcATGTTACGGTACAACACATAATTAGGGCTGCAGAAAACCGATGATTAATTATAAATGATTAATTATATGTTCAGGCGATCAAGTAATAGATCAGTTGGGCCAAAGCGCATGGTATAATGCAAAGTGTAATTGcttattttagaaaaaaaaacatctggaGGTATTTTAAGTCACAGTTGTAATAAAGACTTTATACAGTGGAGCGCACCTTGTAGTGTGATAGTACACGAAGTCCACACGCCTGACACGCCTCGGTTTGGGTACAGCAGGGAAACTGAAATTAGGAACCGTTATAAACCAAACATGAGGCATTGTGTCTCAAACTGgtacaaaaagtaatttgtaCGCGAAAATAAACGCAACAATAATGATGAACAAAATCCCGAATCTTTACTACTGAGTATGGTCTTACACCTGTGGCGATTAGACATTCCACTTTAGGCATATTGATTCAGGGAGGCCAATGAGGGACACACGGGAGGGGGTGGGTGCTGCTGGGCTTGGCCGGACTAATCCCCCCCGCTGGGGAAATGTCAGATTAGGGTTGGTTTCTAAAACACCGTCAAAACACCCTAACCGCAGTATATCTGAACAGTATAGCGGTATTAAAAATTAGACGCCGCAGTAAAACTTCTTGCCGGTTAATTTTACCGCCGCTAAATTGCGGAAAGACAATTTTCACTTTACAGAGGAAACCGCTGTCCACCCATATTTAGCGTGCTAACACTACATTAAGGGTCATAAGTGGTGATGTCATTATACGCAATTTACTCGGCAGACCACAAAAGTGCAACAAATCCAGGACAAAATTCCTTCAACTCAATtcaactatttatttatttgtttgtttgtttttactgGTTATTGTTTCTGTTGCAATTTCGACTCCTACCGCTAGGGCGGgcactgctcccccccccaccccaccgccAAACAACGCGCATGGCGCCACCTAGGCTTCTACTGATTTGATGTTATATATTCATAAATATTAGATTGACAATAGGGGAGAAAAGAGAATTTTGAGTCTTACTCCTGCAAAAATGTGTTGACCTCCTACTTACATCTTTGCCATGTTCATTAAAGTATTCATTAGTCATCAGTTTTCCATTTAATTGTTATAAAAATATGGAAGTCCTTTGACACAACACTATAATCTTATATAGAGTACAGTGGCTATTTGTCAAGTTATTTTGACGATAAAATATGCACGAGCAGTAAGAATGTGTGAGTCACTGTTTTCATTTCAGGCGATTGCTCCCCTGTCCTCTGTGAAGACTGAAGATGGATGTTACCTCACCTGCAGCCCCCGTCTTGGCTTCTGCCTCGAGCCCTGGGGACCCAGGCCTACCCGGGACTCACCTGGACAGTGAGGACTATGTGTTTGTGGAAGCCAAGCATTCCAGTAAAGTGCTGGAGGGACTGAACAGCCTGCGACTCAACAAGGCCTTCTGTGATGTCACGCTGTGCTGCGGAGGTCAGGAGTTCCCCTGTCATCGCATCGTCCTGGCTTCCTTCAGCTCCTACTTTCAGGTAGACTGCGGAAGACTCGCCCGGGCGGCTGGCGTTACTCTGAGCCGCTGTGTGCGTAGGAGCTAGTTTGGCAGTACcgtcatttttgtttttcggGGAACAAGATGCTGGGAAAGGTTGGGGGGTGGATTTCTGCCTTTTCAGTGATACAGGGTTAAGGTGTGGATGTTTCCCAGTTCTCCCAGTCCATTGATATAGGGATATGGTGTGATGCTTCCCAGTTCTCCCAGTCCAGTGATATAGGGTTAAGGTGTGGATGCTTCCCAGTTCTCCCAGTCCAGTGATATAGGGTTAAGGTGTGGATGCTTCCCAGTTCTCCCAGTCCAGTGATATAGGGTTAAGGTGTGGATGCTTCCCAATTCTCCCATTCCAGTGATATAGGGTTAAGGTGTGGATGCTTCCCAGTTCTCCCAGTCCAGTGATATAGGGTTAAGGTGTGGATGCTTCCCAGTTCTCCCAGTCCAGTGATATAGGGTTAAGGTGTGGATGCTTCCCAATTCTCCCATTCCAGTGATATAGGGTTAAGGTGTGGATGCTTCCCAGTTCTCCCAGTCCAGTGATATAGGGTTAAGGTGTGGATGCTTCCCAGTTCTCCCAGTCCAGTGATATAGGGTTAAGGTGTGGATGTTTCCCCAGTTCTCCCAGTCCAGTGATATAGGGTTAAGGTGTGGATGTTTCCCAGTTCTCCCAGTCCAGTGATATAGGGTTAAGGTGTGGATGTTTCCCAGTTCTCCCAGTCCAGTGATATAGGGTTAAGGTGTGGATGTTTCCCAGTTCTCCCAGTTCAGTGAGATAGGGTTAAATTATGGTTTCCCTTCCCAGGCCATGTTCTCCACCGACCTAATGGAGTCGAGACAGGATCGCGTGGCCATCAATGGGGTGGAGCCACAAATGATTGGCATGCTGGTGGACTATGCCTACACGGCCCAGGTGGTGATCTCCCGGGCCAATGTGCAGGCCCTGCTGGCGGCCGCCAACCTGCTGGACGTGCAGGCGGTGCGCGAGGCTTGCTGCGGCTTCATGGAGCGCCAGATGGACGAGGGCAACTGCGTGGGGATCCACTGCTTCGCCGAGGCGCACTCCTGCAGCCGGCTGGAGAAGTGTAGTATGGACTATATCCTGCAGCACTTCAGCGCCGTGTGCCACCAGGTAACCCAGGCTAATGCTCCTTAGCACGTCGCTAGGAGAGCCTGCGATGCCGGAGCCATAAGTGCAGCTGCTCTGATACAGGCCCTGAATAAGCAGCAGCTGTGGGTCATGCCTGATGTGTCGCACtctgtgggtgggtgtgtgtccGTCCAGGAGGAATTCCTATCCCTCTGTGCAGACAAGCTAACGGAAATCATCTCAAGCGACCACTTGAATGTGCCGAAGGAGGAGACCGTGTTTGAGGCGACCATGTTGTGGCTGAACAAGTGTGCCACCCGCAAGACGAGTTTCGAAAAGGTGAGCGGCAGCACTGACCCTCGGCCATCGCCGACCACCCGTAAGCGCTAACCAAGGCCGATAAGCGGCGACAGCCTCTGGCTTCATCACGTGTTCGTATGTGTTGATCATGTGACCTGCGATCACCTGACACAGGTGCTGGAGCACATTCGGCTGCCCCTAATGAGCCCCTACTACCTCCATGATGCGGTGGAGTCGCTCCCAGTGGTCCGAGAGTCCCTGCGGTGTCAGAGGCTAATCTCTGAGGCCAAAGACTACCTCCTGCTACAAGACCGTCGCGGAGAACTTTACAGCATGAGAGCCCGGCCTCGTCGGTCCACGGGTATGCACCTCCGGCTCGGCGACTGGTCTCGTCTCGTCTCGGCCCGTCTGCCGAGCTGCACGCAGAGGATAACCCCCGTCTGCTGGCCCACAGGGACGGCGGAGGTGATAGTGACTGTCGGGGGCGAGGATGACAAGGTGGTCCTCCGCAGTGTTGAAAGCTACGACCCCGTCACCAACCAGTGGAAGAGTCTGGCTTGCCTCCCCTTCGCTGTCAGCAAGCACGGTCTGGTGGCCTCGGGTGAGGATGCTCGCGGTCCGGCCATCTCCCCAGCGAGACCgatgccccctgctgaccgtccCGCTCTGTCTCCAGGCTCCACGCTCTACCTGGCAGGGGGCGAGTTCCCCGACGGCTCGGCCAGCAGGGAGATGTGGCGCTACGACCCGTGCTTTGACTCCTGGCTGGAGATGGCTCCCATGAACGTGGCACGCTCTGAGCTGGGTGAGGGCTGCAGCTTCAGCTCCTGCTTGCCAAGGAGCGGATTGGTGTGTCGCCTCAATCACCTGATCTCGGCACTCATCTCTCGTTGGGCCTTGGCAGGATTTAGACTTTTCTTTCTGTGTAGATGCTCGTGACTCCAGGCAACATGGTCTCCATGGTGACACTCCCCCATCCCTCTCACCCACAGGCCTGGTCATGCTGGACGGCTTTGTGTTTGCCATTGGCGGCTGGGAGGGCCAGTCGAGGCTCGATTCGGTGGAATGTTATGACCCCCAGACTAATAGCTGGCAGTTCATGGAGTCTGTCAAGATGGCCGTCACCAGCCCGGCTGTGGTGGCCCTCGACGGGCTGCTCTATGTCACAGGTCGGCCATTGCCTTTTCGACAGTAGTAGCACAATGCTGTTTATTTGTTCGGTCGCACTAATTTTAATGGATTATCAGGGGGTGCCATCTTGGAGGATGGCGACGGCACGGACCTGACGCAGGTGTACAACCCTAAAACGTGCCTCTGGACCGAGGTGGCACCTATGCAGATCGCTCGCTCTGGGTCGGCCGCCTGCACGCTGAAGGGCAAGATCTACGTCATCGGTAAAGTCGGCAGGATCCACGGAGCATTCTTCTGTTTCTGATACGCTTGGGGAGTGTTTTGCACAATGCAGATGTTAGAGATACGAAGGGCATTACTGTCATGGTAGGACTGATTTGAGCACTTGCATGCAAATGTACTAATTGCGATAGCAGCATTCAGTTTGTTTAGTATGGTGAGAACATTAGCAG
This genomic window from Paramormyrops kingsleyae isolate MSU_618 chromosome 22, PKINGS_0.4, whole genome shotgun sequence contains:
- the LOC111855998 gene encoding kelch-like protein 24 isoform X1, whose protein sequence is MDVTSPAAPVLASASSPGDPGLPGTHLDSEDYVFVEAKHSSKVLEGLNSLRLNKAFCDVTLCCGGQEFPCHRIVLASFSSYFQAMFSTDLMESRQDRVAINGVEPQMIGMLVDYAYTAQVVISRANVQALLAAANLLDVQAVREACCGFMERQMDEGNCVGIHCFAEAHSCSRLEKCSMDYILQHFSAVCHQEEFLSLCADKLTEIISSDHLNVPKEETVFEATMLWLNKCATRKTSFEKVLEHIRLPLMSPYYLHDAVESLPVVRESLRCQRLISEAKDYLLLQDRRGELYSMRARPRRSTGTAEVIVTVGGEDDKVVLRSVESYDPVTNQWKSLACLPFAVSKHGLVASGSTLYLAGGEFPDGSASREMWRYDPCFDSWLEMAPMNVARSELGLVMLDGFVFAIGGWEGQSRLDSVECYDPQTNSWQFMESVKMAVTSPAVVALDGLLYVTGGAILEDGDGTDLTQVYNPKTCLWTEVAPMQIARSGSAACTLKGKIYVIGGWHASTENTDKVEYYDPQSNRWTMCAPMKERRYRPGVAVVDGKIYVLGGEEGWDRYHDTIERYCEETDTWEIVGEMPTSRSWLSCASLPLRKDVGATRPDTAPNATFCLE
- the anks4b gene encoding ankyrin repeat and SAM domain-containing protein 4B, which translates into the protein MTCLPAISYPRLRALFSHRSAERDRPCQHCPLLFLFVPQILFCFFNFLIAYFSFSKTTAIMSRYHKAAIDGYQDLLKEATTRDLNTPDEDGMTPTLWAAFHGHIEALQLICSRRGDPNRSDIWGNTSLHHAARNGHLHIVSFLVSFGANLFALDNDFHTAMDVAASRDHMDCVRFLDDAASRQTSQNAKKVASLKKQATKEAEKRVKMCEEVKKRHQNKMDKMHRGSVSEGSVGFSVSTGTVGRANEQFSKLIASDTSGSLTARVKGTLQRKFGSKKEKSGTIQQGHGNVIFVKQENGTAETPDFLGVFAEQDEINDEEGGDGGTEGFQDEEDNDDSGQTKESIFRRPGLGQMVFRKNFSMEMGLEPEDFSSGTSEEVGFRIREELFQTTVEEAFEEEVDSSVPWNEDDINLDEEDEETSPLAAFLASINLVDFAPVFTREQLDLQALTLCSDDDLKGIHIQLGPRKKIMEAVARRKDVLNKTCIIKDSPL
- the LOC111855998 gene encoding kelch-like protein 24 isoform X2, which translates into the protein MFSTDLMESRQDRVAINGVEPQMIGMLVDYAYTAQVVISRANVQALLAAANLLDVQAVREACCGFMERQMDEGNCVGIHCFAEAHSCSRLEKCSMDYILQHFSAVCHQEEFLSLCADKLTEIISSDHLNVPKEETVFEATMLWLNKCATRKTSFEKVLEHIRLPLMSPYYLHDAVESLPVVRESLRCQRLISEAKDYLLLQDRRGELYSMRARPRRSTGTAEVIVTVGGEDDKVVLRSVESYDPVTNQWKSLACLPFAVSKHGLVASGSTLYLAGGEFPDGSASREMWRYDPCFDSWLEMAPMNVARSELGLVMLDGFVFAIGGWEGQSRLDSVECYDPQTNSWQFMESVKMAVTSPAVVALDGLLYVTGGAILEDGDGTDLTQVYNPKTCLWTEVAPMQIARSGSAACTLKGKIYVIGGWHASTENTDKVEYYDPQSNRWTMCAPMKERRYRPGVAVVDGKIYVLGGEEGWDRYHDTIERYCEETDTWEIVGEMPTSRSWLSCASLPLRKDVGATRPDTAPNATFCLE